In a genomic window of Leptolyngbya sp. SIO1E4:
- a CDS encoding DUF3007 family protein, with amino-acid sequence MRRIDVIAIGLGIFLVGGGLYVGLRITGLDMLSAGVWSQVLLVGGLLGWVLTYFTRVVTKNMTYNQQLKDYEDAVLQKRLDTMTPEELAQLEARLAAEAADEDSVESSQ; translated from the coding sequence ATGCGAAGAATTGATGTAATTGCCATTGGTTTAGGAATTTTCCTAGTGGGCGGCGGCTTGTATGTGGGGCTTCGCATTACTGGCCTTGACATGCTTTCCGCTGGTGTGTGGAGTCAGGTGTTGCTAGTTGGAGGGCTGTTGGGGTGGGTGTTGACTTATTTCACCCGCGTAGTCACAAAAAATATGACCTACAACCAGCAACTTAAAGACTATGAGGATGCCGTGCTGCAGAAGCGGTTAGACACCATGACGCCAGAGGAGCTAGCCCAATTAGAGGCCCGATTAGCCGCTGAAGCAGCAGATGAGGACAGCGTTGAATCCTCACAGTAG